ATGAGGTGGTAGTGGTGCCGGCCGGTCAGCACCTCGGCCACCAGCTGCTGCAGCTTGATGAACATCTCGTTGCCCGAGGCGCGTAGCACCCGCTGGTGGAACTCGATGTCCAGGCCGAGGAAGCGCTCCTCGTCGCCGGCCTTGCCGGCGGCCCACATCTTGGCGGCCAGGCCGACCAGATCGCTCGCCTCGTCGTGGTCGACGCGGTGCGCGGCGAGCCAGGCGGCGTGCGGCTCCACCGCGGTACGCAACTCGGTGATCGAGCGGAGCTGGGCGATGCGCCCCGCCGAGGCGAGCCGCCAGCGGATCACCTGCGGGTCGAAGACGTTCCAGTCGCCGGCCGGGCGGATCATGACGCCGACGCGCCGACGGGTCTCGATGAACCCCATCGACGCGAGCACCCGGAGCACCTCGCGGACCACCGAGCGGGACACCGCGTAACGCTCGACCAGCTCGTCGATGTTGAGCACCGCCCCGGGGGCCAGGTCGCCGCCGCAGATGGCGGTGCCGAGGTGGTCGAGGACGCGCCCGTGCAGCCCGGCCTCGACAGGGGCGGTCTGGGCCGGCGCGGCCCCCGGCGAGGTCAGATCCACGCCTTGGATCATATCAGTTAGGTCTACCCCTTGTATAAGTCTGCTTTTTCGGCCTAGCATCCCGATGTTAAGCGGATGTAAAAGGCCGAGGTCGATGCCCTTCCCCCGGGGCGGTGACCAGGACAGAAGGAGAGACGGACGTGGGACGTCGATCGACAATTGGGACATCACTGGCGGTAGTTGCCGCCATGGCCCTGTCCGCCTGTGGCGGCGGTGCCGACAGCGGCGCCTCGGATACCGTGCAGGTGACGCTGGTCAACCACGTCTGGACCGAGAACATCCGGAAGGCGCTGCCGGAGTTCGAGCGGGAGACCGGCCTCAAGGTCGAGGTCACCCAGCTCGGTGAGGACCAGCTCTCGGACCAGTACAACGTCAAGCTCAACGCGGGCGCCAGCGACATCGACGTGATGATGTACCGCCCGCTGCAGGAAGGCCGGCTGTTCGCGAAGAACAAGTACCTCGCGGACCTGACCGACCGCGCCAAGGAGAGCGCCGACTTCGGCCTGGACGACTTCCAGGCCGCGCCGCTGGGCGCCACCACGTACGAGGACAAGGTGGTCGGCATCCCGATCATCACCGAGCAGCAGGTCCTCTACTACCGCAAGGACCTCCTGGAGAAGTCGGGCTTCACCGCCCCGCCGCAGACGCTCGACGAGCTGAAAACCCAGGCGGCGAAGATCGAGGCGGACAACCAGGGCGTGGCGGGCTTCGTCGCCCGCACCGGCAAGGCCGCCGCCGTCACCCAGTTCTCCAGCTTCCTCTACAGCTTCGGCGGTGACTTCGTCGACGCCGAAGGCAAGGCCGCCGTCAACAGCGACGCCGCCAAGCAGGCGTACGCCTACTACGGCGGGCTGCTGCGCGAGCACGGCCCGGCCAACGTCAGCACCGACATGAGCTGGTCCGAGGCGATGGCGATCTTCACCCAGGGCCAGGCCGCCTTCTACCCGGAGGCCAACTCGCTCTACAAGAACGCCACCGACCCGAGCAAGTCGAAGGTCTCCGAGACCGTCGGGTTCGCGCCGTTCCCGGCCGGTCCGGCCGGCTCGAAGCCGTACAACATCCCCTCGTGGGGTTTGGCCATCAACGAGGGCTCGGAGAACCAGACCAACGCCTGGAAGTTCATCGAGTGGGCCGCCGGCAAGCAGCAGACGCTGGAGCAGCAGAAGGCCGGTGTGCCGGGTGCGCGTACCTCCGTCTGGGAGAACCCGGAGGGCATCTCGACCTACCCGCAGGACATGGCCGACGCGATCACGGTGAGCCTCGCCAACGGCGTGGGCCACGACCGGCCGCTGGTCGAGCGGGTGGCGCAGGCCCGGGAGATCGTCGGGCAGCCGATCGTCGACGCCATCACCGGCAGGGACGCGGCGGCGGCAGCCGACACCGCCAACCAGGGGTTCCAGAAGTTCCTGGACGACGAGGCCCGCTAGGCCCGAGCGCGGGGGTGGTGGCGCCGACGGCGCCACCACCCCCGCCCGGCCTTCCCATCACGGAGATC
This is a stretch of genomic DNA from Micromonospora sp. WMMD1082. It encodes these proteins:
- a CDS encoding sugar ABC transporter substrate-binding protein, with the protein product MALSACGGGADSGASDTVQVTLVNHVWTENIRKALPEFERETGLKVEVTQLGEDQLSDQYNVKLNAGASDIDVMMYRPLQEGRLFAKNKYLADLTDRAKESADFGLDDFQAAPLGATTYEDKVVGIPIITEQQVLYYRKDLLEKSGFTAPPQTLDELKTQAAKIEADNQGVAGFVARTGKAAAVTQFSSFLYSFGGDFVDAEGKAAVNSDAAKQAYAYYGGLLREHGPANVSTDMSWSEAMAIFTQGQAAFYPEANSLYKNATDPSKSKVSETVGFAPFPAGPAGSKPYNIPSWGLAINEGSENQTNAWKFIEWAAGKQQTLEQQKAGVPGARTSVWENPEGISTYPQDMADAITVSLANGVGHDRPLVERVAQAREIVGQPIVDAITGRDAAAAADTANQGFQKFLDDEAR
- a CDS encoding FCD domain-containing protein; translation: MDLTSPGAAPAQTAPVEAGLHGRVLDHLGTAICGGDLAPGAVLNIDELVERYAVSRSVVREVLRVLASMGFIETRRRVGVMIRPAGDWNVFDPQVIRWRLASAGRIAQLRSITELRTAVEPHAAWLAAHRVDHDEASDLVGLAAKMWAAGKAGDEERFLGLDIEFHQRVLRASGNEMFIKLQQLVAEVLTGRHHYHLMPHHPHEQALQLHADVAQSIQRRDGESARRAMKQIMEHAFDEMASMWERERSTEPHPA